A window from Symbiopectobacterium purcellii encodes these proteins:
- the secM gene encoding secA translation cis-regulator SecM — MGILNRWRQFGRRYFWPHLLLGMVAASLGLPTSLNDTNEHASASNATASISRQNPVAFSLTELASLKEVHRRTSFGIDYWHQHAIRTVIRHLSFALTVPQAHVLPEAEAALSAHPLVILDTLNALLTLPETPSALPPLLHGTLVFAASPYRTGLWLSQVRGIRAGPARSA, encoded by the coding sequence ATGGGTATTCTAAATCGTTGGCGACAATTTGGCAGACGTTATTTTTGGCCACATCTCCTGTTGGGGATGGTGGCGGCCAGCCTTGGTCTGCCGACCAGCCTTAACGACACCAACGAGCATGCTTCTGCGTCCAACGCGACGGCCAGTATCAGTCGCCAGAACCCTGTCGCTTTCAGCCTGACCGAACTGGCCAGTTTGAAAGAGGTGCATCGCCGCACGTCGTTTGGTATCGATTATTGGCATCAACATGCCATTCGCACGGTTATTCGCCATCTCTCCTTCGCGTTGACGGTGCCTCAGGCACACGTATTGCCGGAGGCTGAGGCGGCGTTAAGTGCGCACCCGCTGGTGATTCTGGATACGCTCAATGCGTTGTTGACGCTGCCGGAAACGCCCTCGGCGTTACCCCCCTTACTGCACGGCACTCTGGTTTTTGCCGCTTCTCCTTACCGCACCGGGCTATGGTTGTCTCAAGTCCGTGGCATCCGCGCTGGGCCAGCACGCTCTGCCTGA
- a CDS encoding DUF721 domain-containing protein — protein sequence MRDSRPQSLESLFDNVSGGNKGPLHDVQQRAIALLKLNRAVKGLLPSQLHPWCRVANYRQGHLILETANASWLMRLRYEQPSLLSALRAQILPSLASIDIRINPALAAKGDETVSGKDNLNAENKNSDTPHRQLSEQSAETLRHLASHSPEKLRKILERLASLAGEGTSKTSQQKK from the coding sequence ATGCGTGATAGTCGCCCCCAATCGCTGGAGTCTCTGTTCGATAACGTGTCAGGGGGAAATAAAGGCCCCTTGCACGATGTCCAACAGCGCGCTATCGCCTTGTTAAAACTTAATCGGGCCGTGAAAGGCTTACTGCCTTCTCAACTGCACCCGTGGTGTCGCGTCGCGAATTACCGACAAGGTCACCTGATTCTGGAAACTGCCAATGCAAGCTGGTTAATGCGGTTACGTTATGAGCAACCCTCGTTACTCTCAGCATTGCGCGCTCAGATATTACCATCATTGGCATCGATCGACATCAGGATTAATCCCGCGCTGGCCGCAAAAGGGGATGAAACTGTATCGGGAAAGGATAATTTAAACGCAGAAAACAAAAATTCAGACACGCCGCACCGTCAACTGAGCGAACAAAGCGCCGAGACGCTCCGGCATTTAGCCAGCCACAGTCCGGAGAAATTGAGGAAGATATTAGAAAGGCTGGCTTCACTCGCCGGAGAGGGTACGAGTAAAACCAGCCAACAGAAAAAATAA
- the lpxC gene encoding UDP-3-O-acyl-N-acetylglucosamine deacetylase, protein MIKQRTLKRIVQATGVGLHTGKKVTLTMRPAPANTGVIYRRTDLNPPVDFPADAKSVRDTMLCTCLVNEHDVRISTVEHLNAALAGLGIDNIVIDVDAPEIPIMDGSASPFVYLLLDAGIEELNCAKKFVRIKQAVRVEDGDKWAELTPYNGFSLDFTIDFNHPAIDAGSQRYCLDFSADAFIRQISRARTFGFMRDIEYLQSRGLCLGGSMDCAIVVDDYRVLNEDGLRFEDEFVRHKMLDAIGDLFMCGYNIIGAFSAFKSGHALNNKLLQAVLAKQEAWEYVTFENEREVPLAFKAPSTVLA, encoded by the coding sequence ATGATCAAACAACGTACATTAAAGCGTATCGTACAGGCGACGGGCGTCGGTTTGCATACCGGCAAGAAAGTCACGCTGACGATGCGACCTGCACCGGCGAATACCGGGGTCATCTATCGCCGCACTGACTTGAATCCACCGGTTGATTTTCCGGCTGATGCCAAATCCGTGCGTGATACCATGCTCTGTACTTGCCTGGTAAACGAGCATGACGTGCGTATTTCAACGGTGGAACACCTGAACGCCGCCTTGGCGGGGTTGGGTATCGATAACATCGTCATTGATGTTGATGCCCCGGAAATTCCAATTATGGATGGCAGTGCCAGCCCGTTCGTCTACCTGCTGCTTGATGCCGGTATTGAAGAGCTGAACTGCGCCAAAAAGTTTGTTCGCATCAAACAGGCTGTGCGGGTTGAAGACGGTGATAAATGGGCAGAACTGACGCCGTATAACGGTTTCAGCCTTGATTTTACTATCGATTTTAACCACCCGGCGATTGATGCAGGTTCACAGCGCTATTGTCTGGATTTCTCAGCCGATGCGTTTATTCGCCAGATCAGCCGAGCCCGTACTTTCGGCTTTATGCGCGATATCGAATACCTGCAATCCCGCGGCCTGTGCCTGGGCGGCAGTATGGATTGCGCAATCGTGGTAGACGATTATCGTGTGCTGAATGAAGATGGCCTGCGTTTTGAAGACGAATTTGTGCGTCACAAAATGCTGGATGCTATCGGCGACCTGTTCATGTGTGGTTATAACATCATTGGTGCGTTCTCTGCGTTCAAATCTGGCCATGCGCTAAACAACAAGCTGTTGCAGGCGGTGTTGGCTAAACAGGAAGCGTGGGAATACGTCACCTTTGAAAACGAGCGCGAAGTGCCGTTGGCGTTCAAAGCCCCTTCTACGGTGCTGGCGTAA
- the ftsZ gene encoding cell division protein FtsZ: MFEPMELTNDAVIKVIGVGGGGGNAVEHMVRERIEGVEFFAVNTDAQALRKTAVGQTIQIGSGITKGLGAGANPEVGRNSAEEDREALRAALDGADMVFIAAGMGGGTGTGAAPVVAEVAKDLGILTVAVVTKPFNFEGKKRMAFAEQGIAELSKHVDSLITIPNDKLLKVLGRGISLLDAFGAANDVLKGAVQGIAELITRPGLMNVDFADVRTVMSEMGYAMMGSGVARGEDRAEEAAEMAISSPLLEDIDLSGARGVLVNITAGFDLRLDEFETVGNTIRAFSSDNATVVIGTSLDPDMNDELRVTVVATGIGMDKRPEITLVTNKQASQLVMDHRYQQHGMTPLTQEKPAAKVVNDQTVQTNKEPDYLDIPAFLRKQAD; this comes from the coding sequence ATGTTTGAACCAATGGAGTTAACCAACGACGCGGTGATTAAAGTCATCGGCGTCGGCGGTGGCGGCGGTAACGCCGTCGAACATATGGTGCGCGAGCGCATCGAAGGCGTCGAATTCTTCGCAGTGAACACCGATGCGCAGGCACTGCGCAAGACGGCGGTGGGTCAGACTATTCAGATTGGTAGCGGCATCACCAAAGGGCTGGGTGCAGGCGCCAACCCGGAAGTGGGCCGTAACTCGGCGGAAGAAGACCGTGAAGCGCTGCGTGCTGCGCTTGATGGCGCTGACATGGTGTTTATCGCTGCCGGTATGGGCGGTGGTACCGGTACCGGTGCAGCACCCGTAGTAGCTGAAGTGGCAAAGGATCTCGGTATCCTGACGGTTGCGGTTGTGACCAAGCCCTTCAACTTCGAAGGCAAAAAGCGCATGGCGTTTGCCGAGCAGGGGATTGCCGAGCTGTCCAAGCATGTGGATTCGCTGATCACCATTCCTAACGACAAACTGCTGAAAGTGCTGGGTCGCGGCATTTCTTTACTGGATGCATTCGGTGCAGCGAACGATGTACTGAAAGGCGCTGTCCAAGGTATTGCCGAACTGATTACCCGTCCTGGTTTGATGAACGTTGACTTTGCAGACGTGCGCACCGTGATGTCAGAAATGGGTTATGCCATGATGGGCTCCGGCGTGGCGCGCGGTGAAGACCGTGCCGAAGAAGCGGCTGAAATGGCGATTTCCAGCCCGCTGTTGGAAGATATCGACCTGTCTGGCGCGCGCGGCGTTCTGGTTAACATCACGGCGGGCTTTGACCTGCGTCTGGATGAGTTCGAAACTGTGGGTAACACTATCCGTGCGTTCTCCTCCGACAATGCCACCGTGGTGATTGGTACCTCGTTGGATCCGGACATGAACGACGAACTGCGCGTCACCGTGGTGGCGACCGGTATCGGCATGGACAAGCGCCCGGAAATTACGCTGGTGACCAACAAACAAGCCAGCCAGCTGGTTATGGATCACCGTTACCAGCAGCACGGTATGACGCCGCTGACGCAGGAAAAACCGGCGGCCAAGGTGGTGAATGACCAAACGGTACAAACCAACAAAGAGCCTGACTATTTGGATATTCCCGCATTTTTGCGCAAACAAGCGGACTAA
- the ftsA gene encoding cell division protein FtsA: MIKSTDRKLVVGLEIGTAKVAALVGEVLPDGMVNIIGVGSCPSRGMDKGGVNDLESVVKCVQRTIDQAELMADCQISSVYLALSGKHISCQNEIGIVPISEEEVTQDDVESVVHTAKSVRVRDEHRILHVIPQEYAIDYQEGIKNPIGLSGVRMQAKVHLITCHNDMAKNIVKAVERCGLKVDQLIFAGLASSYAVLTEDERELGVCVVDIGGGTMDIAVYTGGALRHTKVIPYAGNVVTSDIAYAFGTPPTDAEAIKVRHGCALGAIVSKDENLEVPSVGGRPPRSLQRQTLAEVIEPRYTELLNLVNDEILQLQEQLRQQGVKHHLAAGIVLTGGAAQIDGLVDCAKRVFHTQVRIGQPLNITGLTDYAQEPFYSTAVGLLHYGKESHLGGEHEVEKRGSVGNWFKRISSWLRKEF; encoded by the coding sequence ATGATCAAGTCGACGGACAGAAAACTGGTAGTTGGGCTGGAAATCGGTACAGCAAAAGTGGCTGCACTGGTAGGGGAAGTTCTGCCCGATGGCATGGTCAATATCATCGGCGTGGGCAGTTGTCCGTCACGCGGGATGGATAAAGGCGGCGTTAACGATTTGGAGTCCGTTGTAAAATGTGTACAGCGGACCATTGACCAGGCTGAACTGATGGCGGATTGTCAAATCTCTTCCGTCTATCTGGCGCTGTCGGGCAAACACATCAGTTGCCAAAATGAAATCGGTATCGTGCCGATTTCGGAAGAAGAAGTGACGCAGGATGACGTCGAGAGCGTGGTGCACACGGCGAAATCCGTGCGTGTGCGCGATGAACACCGCATTTTGCATGTGATTCCGCAAGAATACGCCATTGATTACCAGGAAGGGATCAAGAACCCGATTGGTCTCTCCGGTGTGCGCATGCAGGCAAAGGTGCATTTGATCACCTGCCATAATGATATGGCGAAAAACATTGTCAAAGCCGTAGAGCGCTGCGGTTTGAAAGTGGACCAACTGATTTTCGCTGGTCTGGCTTCCAGCTACGCTGTGCTGACGGAAGATGAGCGTGAGTTGGGCGTTTGCGTGGTGGATATCGGCGGTGGCACCATGGATATCGCGGTGTATACCGGCGGTGCGCTGCGCCACACCAAGGTGATTCCTTACGCGGGCAATGTGGTGACCAGCGACATCGCTTATGCGTTTGGCACGCCGCCCACGGACGCGGAAGCCATCAAGGTACGTCACGGTTGCGCATTAGGTGCGATCGTCAGCAAAGACGAAAACCTGGAAGTGCCGAGCGTTGGCGGTCGGCCGCCACGCAGTCTGCAACGGCAGACGCTGGCTGAAGTGATTGAACCGCGTTACACCGAATTGCTCAATTTGGTGAACGATGAAATTTTGCAATTGCAGGAGCAACTCCGTCAGCAGGGCGTGAAACACCATTTGGCCGCCGGCATTGTGCTGACGGGCGGTGCCGCTCAGATCGACGGGCTGGTTGATTGCGCCAAGCGCGTATTCCACACGCAGGTGCGTATCGGTCAGCCACTGAATATAACAGGCTTAACGGATTATGCGCAGGAGCCCTTCTACTCAACGGCGGTTGGTCTGCTGCATTACGGCAAAGAGTCTCACCTGGGCGGTGAGCACGAAGTAGAAAAACGTGGCTCAGTGGGCAATTGGTTTAAACGCATCAGTAGCTGGCTGAGAAAGGAATTTTAA
- the ftsQ gene encoding cell division protein FtsQ, which yields MSQAARNLRGRDEEPKGGRRSNGGQLAGLLFLLMVLGTILWGGWMVLQWMKDASRLPLSRLVVTGERHYTTHDDIRQAILSLGAPGTFMTQDVDVIQQQIERLPWIKQASVRKQWPDELKIHLVEYVPVARWNDQLMVDAEGNSFSVPVERVGNRKMPLLYGPEGSENDVLEGYHTMSQVLASSKLTLKMVAMSARHSWQLGLEDDIRLELGRDERARRLERFLELYPLLQRQAQNDNKRVSYVDLRYDTGAAVGWAPPLLDQQQGNAQRKDVDQKLNGNQQQNQAQAKQQ from the coding sequence ATGTCGCAGGCGGCGCGGAATTTGCGCGGACGCGACGAGGAGCCAAAAGGCGGGCGTCGCAGTAACGGTGGGCAATTGGCCGGATTGTTGTTCCTGCTGATGGTGCTGGGCACTATCCTGTGGGGCGGCTGGATGGTGTTGCAATGGATGAAGGATGCCAGTCGGTTGCCGCTGTCGCGTTTGGTGGTCACCGGTGAGCGGCACTACACCACCCATGATGATATTCGCCAGGCGATATTGTCGCTGGGCGCGCCGGGCACCTTTATGACGCAAGATGTGGATGTTATCCAGCAGCAGATTGAACGTCTGCCGTGGATCAAACAGGCCAGCGTGCGTAAGCAGTGGCCTGACGAATTAAAGATTCATCTGGTTGAATATGTGCCCGTAGCGCGGTGGAATGACCAACTGATGGTGGATGCAGAAGGCAATTCCTTCAGCGTGCCCGTCGAACGGGTCGGTAATCGCAAAATGCCGCTGCTGTACGGGCCAGAAGGCAGTGAAAACGATGTGCTGGAAGGCTACCACACCATGAGTCAGGTGTTGGCGAGCAGTAAGCTGACATTAAAAATGGTGGCGATGAGTGCGCGGCATTCGTGGCAGTTAGGGCTGGAAGATGACATCCGCCTGGAATTGGGGCGTGATGAGCGAGCCCGGCGTTTGGAACGTTTTCTAGAGCTTTACCCGCTGTTGCAGCGGCAGGCGCAGAATGACAACAAACGTGTTAGCTACGTGGACTTACGTTATGACACCGGTGCCGCGGTAGGGTGGGCACCGCCTCTGCTGGATCAGCAGCAGGGAAATGCTCAGCGAAAAGACGTTGATCAAAAACTGAACGGTAATCAGCAACAGAATCAGGCACAGGCTAAACAACAATGA
- a CDS encoding D-alanine--D-alanine ligase, which translates to MAEKVAVLLGGTSAERDVSLRSGQAVVAGLKEAGIDAHAVDPRDVPVTRLKEVGFDKVFIALHGRGGEDGTLQGVLEFLQLPYTGSGVMASALTMDKWRTKLVWQSLGLPIAPYVALTRAQYNALTPEQLQSACVHLGLPLIVKPSREGSSVGMSKVTQQEELATALDTAFEHDDDVLVEKWLSGPEYTVALLGETVLPSIRIQAAGAFYDYDAKYLSDETQYFCPSGLLAEQEQAIGALAQAAFAALGCRGWGRVDLMLDSDGAFYLLEVNTSPGMTDHRLVPMAARQHGMSFSQLVAQILASAV; encoded by the coding sequence ATGGCGGAAAAAGTGGCAGTGCTGCTGGGAGGAACATCGGCGGAGCGTGACGTGTCACTGCGCTCCGGGCAGGCGGTGGTTGCCGGGCTCAAAGAGGCGGGAATTGATGCCCACGCCGTTGACCCCCGCGATGTCCCAGTCACTCGCCTGAAAGAGGTCGGGTTCGACAAAGTGTTTATCGCCCTGCACGGTCGGGGGGGGGAAGACGGCACGCTGCAAGGGGTATTGGAGTTTTTGCAATTACCTTACACCGGCAGCGGTGTGATGGCGTCGGCGCTGACCATGGACAAATGGCGCACCAAGCTGGTGTGGCAGTCGTTAGGATTGCCGATAGCCCCTTATGTCGCGTTGACGCGGGCACAGTATAATGCGTTAACGCCTGAGCAGTTGCAGTCAGCCTGTGTGCACCTTGGGTTGCCGCTGATCGTGAAGCCGAGCCGTGAAGGTTCCAGCGTCGGCATGAGCAAAGTGACGCAGCAAGAGGAACTGGCGACGGCACTGGACACCGCTTTTGAGCATGACGACGATGTGCTGGTTGAGAAGTGGCTGAGTGGACCGGAATATACGGTGGCGCTGTTAGGCGAGACGGTTCTGCCCTCGATTCGTATTCAGGCTGCGGGCGCGTTTTACGATTATGACGCGAAGTACCTTTCGGACGAGACGCAGTATTTTTGTCCCAGCGGACTGCTGGCAGAGCAGGAGCAGGCCATCGGTGCACTGGCGCAAGCAGCCTTTGCGGCATTGGGATGTCGCGGTTGGGGCCGTGTTGATCTGATGTTGGATAGCGACGGTGCGTTTTACCTGTTGGAAGTGAATACGTCGCCTGGTATGACGGATCACCGTCTGGTGCCGATGGCTGCCCGGCAGCACGGGATGAGCTTCTCGCAGCTCGTCGCGCAGATCCTGGCCTCGGCTGTTTGA
- the murC gene encoding UDP-N-acetylmuramate--L-alanine ligase yields MNTQQLAKLRSIVPEMHCVRHIHFVGIGGAGMGGIAEVLANEGYHISGSDLAPNAVTQQLAALGAQIYFHHRPENVKDASVVVVSSAISADNPEIVAAHEARIPVIRRAEMLAELMRFRHGIAIAGTHGKTTTTAMVASIYAEAGLDPTFVNGGLVKAAGVHARLGSSRYLIAEADESDASFLHLQPMVAIVTNIEADHMDTYQGDFENLKQTFINFLHNLPFYGRAVMCVDDAVIRELLPRVGRHITTYGFSDDADVRVAEYRQSGAQGHFTLARQGKPLLQVTLNAPGRHNALNAAAAVAVATEDGIDDAAILRALSSFQGTGRRFDFLGEFPLDAVNGNAGSVMLVDDYGHHPTEVDATIKAARAGWPDKRVVMVFQPHRYTRTRDLYDDFAHVLSQVDVLLMLDVYSAGESPIPGADSRSLCRTIRGRGKVDPILVTDPDMLATLLAPTLQDGDLVLIQGAGNVGKLARKLADTRLQPLVTE; encoded by the coding sequence GTGAATACACAGCAATTGGCAAAACTGCGTTCCATCGTGCCCGAAATGCATTGCGTGCGGCACATCCATTTTGTCGGCATCGGCGGTGCTGGCATGGGCGGTATTGCCGAAGTGTTAGCGAACGAAGGATACCACATCAGCGGCTCCGACCTGGCACCGAACGCGGTGACGCAGCAGTTGGCGGCGCTGGGGGCGCAGATCTATTTTCATCACCGCCCTGAGAACGTGAAAGACGCCAGTGTGGTGGTGGTATCCAGTGCTATTAGCGCGGATAACCCGGAAATCGTTGCGGCCCACGAGGCGCGTATTCCGGTGATCCGCCGCGCCGAAATGCTGGCCGAATTAATGCGTTTTCGCCACGGTATCGCGATTGCCGGAACCCACGGCAAAACCACGACCACCGCGATGGTCGCCAGTATTTATGCCGAGGCCGGCCTGGACCCGACCTTTGTCAACGGCGGGTTGGTAAAAGCGGCAGGTGTGCATGCGCGCCTGGGCTCCAGTCGTTACCTGATTGCGGAAGCGGACGAGAGTGATGCGTCCTTCCTGCATCTGCAACCGATGGTGGCGATTGTCACCAATATCGAGGCAGATCATATGGATACCTATCAGGGCGATTTTGAAAATTTAAAGCAGACGTTCATCAACTTTTTGCACAATCTGCCGTTTTATGGCCGTGCGGTGATGTGCGTGGACGATGCGGTGATTCGTGAATTGCTGCCGCGTGTGGGGCGTCATATCACCACCTACGGTTTTAGCGATGATGCCGATGTGCGCGTGGCAGAGTACCGTCAGTCCGGTGCGCAGGGGCACTTTACACTGGCGCGCCAAGGTAAGCCGCTGTTGCAGGTTACGCTGAACGCACCGGGCCGCCATAACGCGTTGAACGCGGCGGCAGCGGTTGCTGTGGCGACGGAAGACGGCATTGATGACGCGGCAATCCTGCGTGCGCTCTCCAGTTTTCAGGGAACCGGACGCCGTTTCGATTTCCTGGGGGAATTCCCGCTGGATGCGGTAAATGGCAACGCAGGCAGTGTGATGTTGGTGGATGACTACGGCCACCACCCGACAGAAGTGGATGCGACGATCAAAGCCGCTCGTGCCGGTTGGCCGGATAAACGCGTGGTGATGGTATTTCAGCCGCACCGTTACACGCGCACGCGCGACTTGTATGACGATTTTGCCCACGTGTTGTCGCAAGTGGATGTGTTGCTGATGCTGGATGTGTACTCGGCGGGAGAAAGCCCCATCCCAGGTGCTGATAGCCGCTCGCTGTGTCGTACTATTCGCGGACGCGGCAAGGTCGATCCGATTCTGGTTACCGATCCGGATATGCTGGCAACGCTGCTGGCACCGACGTTACAGGATGGCGATCTGGTGCTGATTCAAGGCGCGGGCAATGTGGGCAAGCTGGCGCGTAAACTGGCGGATACCCGCTTACAACCTCTGGTTACGGAGTGA
- the murG gene encoding undecaprenyldiphospho-muramoylpentapeptide beta-N-acetylglucosaminyltransferase — protein MSGEGKRLMVMAGGTGGHVFPGLAVAHHLMAQGWQVRWLGTADRMEADLVPKNGIEIDFIRISGLRGKGIAAQLCAPVRIYRAVRQAQAIMKRYQPDVVLGMGGYVSGPGGLAAWLCGIPVVLHEQNGIAGLTNRWLSRIARKVLQAFPGAFPNADVVGNPVRTDVLALPTPDERLAGREGPIRVLVVGGSQGARVLNRTLPDVAARLGANVTVWHQTGKGALAEVQQAYAAAGVPQHNVTEFIDDMAQAYSWADVVVCRSGALTVSEIAAAGLPALFVPFQHKDRQQYWNALPLEQAGAAKIIEQSALTVDAVSDVLSGWDRATLRDMAQRARSVAMPDATERVASEVAAAAQ, from the coding sequence ATGAGTGGCGAAGGTAAGCGCTTGATGGTGATGGCAGGCGGTACCGGAGGACATGTGTTCCCGGGGCTGGCGGTCGCGCATCATTTGATGGCGCAGGGTTGGCAGGTTCGTTGGCTGGGAACTGCCGATCGCATGGAAGCCGATTTGGTGCCAAAAAACGGCATTGAGATTGATTTTATTCGTATTTCCGGTTTGCGCGGTAAAGGCATTGCGGCGCAACTGTGTGCGCCAGTGCGGATTTATCGCGCGGTGCGTCAGGCGCAAGCGATCATGAAACGCTACCAGCCGGACGTGGTGCTGGGCATGGGCGGCTATGTGTCCGGACCGGGCGGTCTGGCCGCGTGGTTATGCGGTATCCCGGTGGTGCTGCATGAGCAAAACGGCATTGCGGGGTTAACCAACCGCTGGCTGTCGCGCATTGCGCGCAAGGTCTTACAGGCTTTTCCCGGCGCGTTTCCCAACGCTGATGTGGTGGGCAACCCGGTTCGTACCGATGTCTTGGCGTTGCCTACACCCGATGAACGTTTGGCCGGGCGTGAAGGCCCAATCCGTGTGCTGGTGGTGGGTGGAAGCCAAGGGGCTCGGGTGTTAAACCGGACGTTGCCGGACGTCGCCGCGCGACTCGGTGCTAACGTCACTGTCTGGCACCAGACTGGCAAAGGCGCGTTGGCCGAGGTGCAGCAGGCTTATGCCGCGGCAGGTGTGCCGCAGCACAACGTCACCGAATTTATTGATGACATGGCGCAAGCCTATAGCTGGGCCGACGTAGTGGTGTGCCGCTCCGGTGCGCTTACCGTCAGTGAGATTGCCGCCGCCGGTTTGCCTGCGCTGTTTGTGCCCTTTCAGCATAAAGACCGGCAGCAATATTGGAATGCGCTGCCGCTGGAACAGGCGGGGGCCGCCAAAATTATTGAGCAGTCGGCGCTGACGGTTGATGCCGTGAGCGATGTGCTGTCCGGTTGGGATCGCGCCACGTTGCGCGATATGGCACAGCGTGCCCGTTCCGTGGCGATGCCAGATGCCACTGAACGCGTGGCATCTGAAGTGGCCGCCGCCGCGCAGTAA
- the ftsW gene encoding cell division protein FtsW, producing MRFIGLPVIERLKGWVMGTRESDVQSIVMYDRTLLWLTFGLAVIGFVMVTSASMPVGQRLTSDPFFFAKRDAFYLGLAFALALITMRVPMEVWQRYSPILLLLTLVLLLVVLVVGSSVNGASRWIALGPLRVQPAELSKLALFCYLSSYMVRKVEEVRNNFWGFCKPMGVMVVLAVLLLAQPDLGTVVVLFITTLAMLFLAGAKLWQFLAIIGCGMFAVGLLIVAEPYRMRRVTSFWNPWEDPFGSGYQLTQSLMAFGRGELWGQGLGNSVQKLEYLPEAHTDFIFSILGEELGYIGVVLALLMIFFVAFRAMSIGKRALEIDQRFSGFLACSIGIWFSFQTLVNVGAAAGMLPTKGLTLPLISYGGSSLIIMSTAIVLLLRIDFETRLTKAQAFTRSAK from the coding sequence ATGCGTTTTATTGGACTGCCAGTGATTGAACGACTGAAAGGCTGGGTCATGGGGACGCGGGAAAGCGATGTGCAGAGCATCGTGATGTATGACCGCACCCTGCTCTGGCTGACGTTCGGGCTGGCCGTCATCGGGTTCGTGATGGTGACATCGGCATCCATGCCGGTGGGGCAGCGCCTGACCAGCGACCCGTTCTTTTTTGCCAAGCGTGACGCGTTCTACCTGGGTCTGGCCTTTGCGCTGGCGTTGATCACCATGCGTGTGCCGATGGAAGTCTGGCAGCGTTACAGCCCGATATTGTTGTTACTCACACTGGTGCTGTTGCTGGTAGTGCTGGTGGTCGGCAGTTCGGTAAACGGTGCTTCGCGCTGGATTGCGCTGGGGCCGCTGCGCGTGCAGCCCGCAGAATTGTCGAAGCTGGCGCTGTTTTGTTACCTCTCCAGCTACATGGTGCGCAAGGTAGAGGAAGTCCGTAACAACTTCTGGGGCTTTTGCAAACCGATGGGCGTGATGGTGGTGCTGGCCGTTCTGTTGCTGGCACAGCCCGATCTGGGCACGGTGGTCGTGCTGTTTATCACCACGCTGGCGATGCTGTTTCTGGCCGGTGCCAAACTGTGGCAGTTTCTCGCCATCATTGGCTGCGGCATGTTTGCCGTCGGTTTGCTGATTGTGGCGGAACCTTACCGCATGCGCCGCGTGACGTCGTTCTGGAATCCGTGGGAAGATCCGTTCGGCAGTGGCTACCAGCTAACCCAGTCGCTGATGGCATTTGGCCGCGGCGAGCTGTGGGGGCAAGGATTAGGAAACTCGGTGCAGAAACTGGAGTATTTACCGGAAGCGCACACCGACTTTATTTTTTCCATTTTAGGCGAAGAGCTCGGCTATATCGGTGTGGTTTTGGCGTTGTTAATGATATTCTTCGTCGCTTTTCGGGCCATGTCCATCGGCAAGCGTGCGTTGGAGATCGATCAGCGATTTTCCGGCTTTTTGGCGTGTTCTATCGGCATCTGGTTTAGTTTCCAAACGCTGGTAAACGTCGGCGCTGCTGCGGGAATGTTACCCACCAAAGGGCTGACGCTGCCGTTAATCAGTTACGGTGGCTCGAGTTTGATCATCATGTCGACCGCCATTGTGTTGCTGTTGCGGATCGATTTTGAGACGCGTCTGACCAAGGCGCAGGCGTTCACGAGGAGTGCCAAATGA